A window from Kwoniella newhampshirensis strain CBS 13917 chromosome 3, whole genome shotgun sequence encodes these proteins:
- a CDS encoding mRNA surveillance protein pelota, producing the protein MKLVNKHVEKDGSGYVTLRPEDDEDMWHVYNLISEGDHVRALAVRRVQTVSSTGSSDSYRVRTNLTLEVTKTTFSPAASSSQANGQGEKKEPTASLQISGKVIEENDYVRLGAYHTLDLEANRDFRLTKASGWDSIALERIEESTQEGRGAEVGAIVCGEGTAVICLLSEHMTVVRQRIDTPVPRKRKGGTSGHDKAVENFFSTVYQAILRLIPFQTLKAIVIASPGFTRDSLYDYIFQQATLTSNKPLLASRSKWIKVHSNTSHVHGLVEALRAPEVAKTLQGAKFAREGLGLDKFHKMLATDELRAWYGPEHVALAVERGAVGTLLISDDLFRSSDPITRNHYVQMVEDVRSRGGEALIFSSMHESGQQLNLLTGIAAILTYPLDVEVVEMEEREEKERLDREQRLKNGELEDDGGGEDA; encoded by the exons ATGAAGCTCGTCAATAAGCatgtggagaaggacggTTCT GGTTATGTGACACTTCGACcggaagacgatgaagatatGTGGCATGTCTATAATCTCATTTCGGAA GGAGATCATGTCCGAGCTCTGGCTGTGCGACGAGTCCAAACCGTTTCTTCTACCGGATCATCGGATTCATACCGGGTTCGAACGAATCTGACTCTCGAAGTGACGAAG ACCACTTTCTCCCCTGCCGCATCGAGCAGTCAAGCAaatggacaaggagagaagaaagagccTACAGCCAGTTTGCAAATATCAGGAAAGGTCATTGAGGAGAACGATTATGTCAGACTGGGAGCTTATCATACCTTGGATCtagaag CAAATCGTGATTTTAGATTGACGAAAGCGTCCGGATGGGATTCGATCGCTTTGGAGCGCATAGAGGAGAGTACgcaagaaggacgaggagcaGAGGTCGGAGCTATCGTTtgtggtgaag GCACCGCTGTCATCTGTCTATTATCAGAACACATGACAGTGGTCAGACAAAGAATTGATACACCTGTTCccagaaagagaaagggcGGCACATCAGGCCATGATAAG GCTGTGGAAAACTTTTTCTCCACCGTGTACCAAGCGATTCTCCGCTTAATACCGTTCCAGACACTCAAAGCTATTGTTATTGCCAGCCCTGGGTTCACGCGAGATTCG TTGTACGACTACATCTTCCAACAAGCTACTTTGACATCCAACAAACCTCTCCTCGCATCCAGGTCAAAGTGGATCAAAGTGCATTCGAACACCTCACATGTGCATGGGCTTGTAGAGGCGCTACGAGCACCAGAAGTGGCCAAGACGTTGCAAGGAGCGAAATTTGCGAGGGAGGGTTTGGGATTggacaa GTTCCACAAGATGTTAGCTACCGACGAGCTCAGAGCATGGTATGGACCGGAACATGTCGCTCTCGCTGTCGAAAGAGGCGCTGTCGGTACTCTGCTCATATCTGACGATTTGTTCCG ATCATCCGATCCCATCACCCGAAATCACTATGTCCAaatggtggaagatgtcaGATCAAGAGGCGGAGAAGCTCTGATCTTTTCATCCATGCATGAGAGCGGTCAACAGTTGAATCTTCTGACGGGTATTGCGGCGATTTTGACATATCCGTTAGATGTGGAAGTAGTAGaaatggaagagagagaagaaaaggaacGATTAGACAGGGAACAGCGGTTGAAGAATGGAGAGCTTGAGGACGACGGAGGAGGCGAGGATGCTTGA